The Anaeromyxobacter sp. Fw109-5 genomic interval AGAACTCTGGGACGGGGGCGTCACGCTCGTCGCGGGCGTGGACGAGGCCGGGATGGCGCCGCTCGCGGGGCCGGTGGTGGCGGGCGCGTGCATCCTCCCGCGCGACTACCGGCCGCGCGGCATCGACGACTCGAAGCAGCTCGACCGGCGGGAGCGCGAGCGGCTCGCCGAGGACATCAAGGCGAACGCCGTGTGCTGGGCGGTGGCGCGCGCCGAGGTCGAGGAGATCGACCGCCTCAACATCTACCGCGCCGGGCTGCTCGCGCTCACCCGCGCGGTGCAGGCGCTCACGCCCGCGCCGGGCCACGTGCTCGTGGACGCCCGCAAGCTCCCGGAGCTCCGGCTCCCGCAGACTCCGATCATCCACGGCGACGCGCTGTCGCTCACCATCGCCGCCGCCAGCATTCTCGCGAAGACGACCCGCGACGAGCTCATGGGCGAGCTCGACGCGCTCTACCCCGGCTACGGCTTCTGCAATCACAAGGGCTACCCGACCGCCGAGCACTTCCAGGCGCTCGAGCGGCTCGGCGCCTGCCCGATCCACCGGCGCTCCTTCCAGCCGGTCCGGGAGGCGCTCGGGCTCGCGCCGCTCCAGGGCGAGCTGTTCGCCCCACCTCCCGAGAGCGCCGCCGAGCCCGGCGGGGAGGGGGCGATCGCTGGAATTGCGCCAGGATCTGCGCCGTGTGACGTCGCGGAGCCACTCCCGGCGCGCACCCCCGCGAGCGCACGAGGGATTTGACCTAAGCCTCGCCGCTCGCTACAACGCCCCCCAAGGACGAGCCCGACGGTGTAGGCGCGTTTCCGCGAGCCAGGGAGTTGACCCCGGCGTGGACGCCCCCCGATCCGGCGACTACATGCACGACCGATCTCCGACCGACCTGCTCCCGGCGTCACACGAAGAAGAACTCGAAGAGAGCCGCCCCCACCGCCCGCCGCCCGGTCTCGCGCTCGATCCTCCGGAGGAGCCGCCGCCGGAGCATCCGCCCGAGATCCCGCTCGACCGCCTCGACGCCGACGCGGTGAGGGTCATCGCGCGGCTGCGGCACATGCGCCACCGCGCGTACTTCGTCGGCGGCTGCGTGCGGGACCTGCTCCTCGGCGCCAAGCCCAAGGACTTCGACGTCGCCACCGACGCCCATCCCGGCGAGGTGCGCGCCATCTTCCGCAACTGCCGCCTCATCGGCCGGCGCTTCCGGCTCGCGCACGTCTACTTCCGCGGCGGGAAGGTCATCGAGGTCGCGACCTTCCGCAAGAACCCGGTGGACGTGGGCGAGGACGTGCCGGACACGGACGACCTCCTCATCACGCGCGACAACGTGTTCGGCACCGCCGAGGAAGACGCGGTCCGCCGCGACTTCACGGTGAACGGCCTCTTCTACGACGTCGCGACCGGCGAGGTGATCGACTACGTCGGCGGCCGCGAGGACCTCGAGGCCCGCCGCATCGCGACCATCGGCGACCCCGAGATCCGCATGCGCGAGGACCCGGTGCGCCTGCTGCGCGCCGTCCGCTTCGCGGCCCGGCTCGGCTTCATCATCGCGCCCGACACCTTCGAGGCCATGCGCCGCCACGCGAGCGAGCTCGCACGCTGCGCGCCGGCCCGGGTGCTCGAGGAGATCTTCAAGATCCTGCGCTGCGGCGGCTCCGCCCGCGCCTTCGAGCTGCTCCGCGCGAGCGGGGCGCTGCCCGTCATCCTCCCGGCGCTCGCCGCCGCGCTGGAGAGCTGGGACACGACCGGCCGCCGCGCGTTCTTCGCGCACCTCGCCGCCCTCGACCGGCTGGTGCGGTCGGGCGAGGAGGTGTCCGACGCGGTGCTGCTCGGCGCGATCGTCATGCACCTCGGAGGCCCGGCCGCCGGCCCGTCGCCGCTCGAGCCCGCGTCCGTCGACGCGACGCCGGAGGAGGGCGCCCCGGCGCACGGCGGGCACGACGCCGCCGCCGCGCTCCTCGACTCGCTCGTCCAGAGCGCCCGGCTGCCGCGCAAGATCGCCGAGCGCACGCGCCTGGCGCTCCACGCCCTCCGGATGTTCCGGGACCCGCCGAAGAAGCGGCGCCGCCGCGGCCGTGGTGTGGCCGGCCAGAGCTACTACGAGGACGCGCTGCAGCTCCTCCAGATCTCCGTCGCCGCCACGGGCGAGGGGCAGGAGGTGCTGGAGCGCTGGCGTGCGACGTCCGGCGCCCACCCGGCGCCCGCGCCCGCGCGCGAGCAGCCCGAGCCGCGCCGCCGCGGCCCCGAGCGCACGCGGGAGCCACGCCGCGCGCACGCTCCCGCTGCGGCCGCTTCCGTCGAGATCCCCGTCCAGGCGCAGGAGACCGCCACGGAGGAGATCCCGTTCGTGGAGGTCGCCGCCGGAGGGGAGGCACCCGAGACGCCCCGTCCGGGCACCGAGGCCACCTCGGCGGCTGCAGGGGACGGCGCGCGCCGCCGCCGCCGCCGTCGCGGCGGACGCCGTCGCCGCCGTCGCGGCGCGGGCGAGGGCGCTCCCGCCGAGCAGCCCTGAGCCGACGAAGACACCCCGGCGCGCGGCCCGCGCGTCGGGTAGAATTTCGCTCCAATCCGCGCCGCCTTGACCGACCCGGCGCCCTTTTGTAGAACGCGCCGACCATGCCGAGCGACCGAGCCGCGACGCCGAAGCCCAGCTACAAGCGCATCCTCCTCAAGCTGTCGGGCGAGGCGCTCATGGGCGACGGCAAGTACGGCATCTCGCCGAAGACCCTCTCCGCCATCGCCGGCGACGTGAAGGACTGCGTCGATCTCGGCGTCGAGGTCGCGCTCACCATCGGCGGCGGCAACATCTTCCGCGGCGTGTCCGGGGCGACGGAGGGCATGGACCGCTCCTCCGCCGACTACATGGGCATGCTCGCCACCGTCATCAACGCGATGGCGCTGCAGGACGCGCTCGAGAAGATCGGCGTGAACACGCGGGTGCAGTCGGCCATCGAGATGCACCAGGTCGCCGAGCCCTACATCCGCCGCCGCGCCATCCGCCACCTCGAGAAGGGCCGGGTGGTGATCTTCGCGGCGGGCACCGGCAACCCGTACTTCACGACCGACACCGCCGCCTCCCTCCGCGCGATGGAGATCCACGCGGACGTGCTGCTCAAGGCGACCAAGGTCGACGGCGTCTACACGGACGATCCGAAGAAGAACCCGGCCGCCACCAAGTTCAAGCAGCTCAGCTACATCGACGTCCTGAAGAAGAACCTGAAGGTGATGGACTCGACGGCCATCAGCCTCTGCATGGACAACGACCTGCCGATCATCGTGTTCGACTCGACGCTGCGCGGGAACGTTCGCCGCGTCGTGCTGGGCGAGCAGATCGGGACCACGGTCGGCCGGCTCGAGGAGAAGTAGACACGAGGGGAGGGGCCATGAGCGTCGCGGACGACATCCTGAACGACCTGCACGGTGGCATCGCCAACACGCTGGACGACCTCCGGCGCGAGCTGGCTTCGGTCCGCACCGGCCGCGCGAGCCTGCACCTCCTCGACGGCGTGCGGGTCGACTACTACGGCACCTCCACCCCGCTGAACCAGGTGGCCACGCTCTCCGTCCCGGAGGCGCGGCTCATCATGGTGAAGCCCTGGGAGAAGAACCTCATCCCGGTGATCGAGAAGGCCATCCGGGACGCCAACCTCGGCGTGAACCCCCAGTCCGACAAGGACCTCGTCCGCGTCCCGATCCCGCCGCTCACCGAGGAGCGCCGCAAGGAGATCGTGAAGCAGGTGAAGCACAAGGGCGAGGATCACAAGGTCGCCATCCGCAACCAGCGCCGCGACGCGAAGGAGCTCATCGAGGTCGCGGAGAAGGACGGCGACATCGCGGCGGACGACGCGAAGAAGGCCCTCGACAAGATGCAGAAGGAGACGGACGAGGGCGTGAAGAAGGTCGACGAGATCGTCGCCGCGAAGGAGAAGGAAGTGATGCAGGTGTGAGGCTGCCTGCGCTCCTCCTCCTCCTCGGTCCCCTGTTCGTGATCGGCTTCGGCGCGGGCGCGCTCCGCGCCTGGTCGCACCGCCCAGGCGTGTCGGATCGCACGCGGCGCGCCCTCCAGGCGGTGTGGGTGCTGCTCCTGCTCGGCGGCACGCCCCTCTGGCTGTTCCTGGCGGCGACGCTCGGGATCTTCTGAGCCCGCCGCCCAGCCGAGCCGGCCGCGCTACTCCTCGAACTTGAACGAGAGCTTCAGCTTGGTCCGGTAGGCGGCGATCTTCCCGCCGTCGAGGTGGATGTCCAGCGCGGAGACCTCCGCCACGCGCAGATCTCGAAGAGACTTCGAGGCCGCCTCCACGGCGGCCTGCGCTGCCTTCTCCCACGACTCGGGGCTCGATCCCACGACCTCGATCACCTTGTAGATGCTGTTCGGCATCGCGGCTCCTCCTCACCGCGAACCTCGCTCGCGGCGCGCGGAACGGCACCGCCTCGCATGCGCACGTCGCGCGTCCGGCCGCGGGGAACCTTGGGCCGCCCCGCCGGCGGGTACCGCGGCGTGACCCGTCCGTCGGGTAGCCAGGAGATCGTGCGTCGAGGGGGCGCCCGCCACCTCGGCGGGCATGTCACGACGCGCCACTCGAAGCTCGGGATGAGCCGCGGCTCAGACCGGGAATACCATCGTGGCGAGCGCGATGAGCCAGAGCGTGTGGGCCATGCCGGACCACATGGCCATCCGCTTCACCGGCGAGTCGGTCGGCGGCACGTCCTGGCCCGCCGCGAGCCGAGTCGCGACGGCGCGCCAGGCCGGCCGCAGCCCGGCGAGCACGACCACCACGCGCACGATCGAGAGGGCGAACCCGACCATGATGCCGGTGCGCGGGTGCACCCCCTGGAAGGCGAGCACCAGCAGCCCGGTGAGGATGGTCGCCACGGCCATCGCCACGTCGAGCCCGATGGCCGGGTTCACGCGCGCGGCGAGGCCGGCGGGAAAGGGACGGCCGGCGGCGAGGGTGCGACGCACGTCGCCAGCGACCCAGAGCGTGGCGCCCAGCCAGGCGGACGCGGACAGGATGTGGAGGAACCGGAGCAGGTCGTTCAAGGTGTCTTTCCTTCGAGGAGTCGGATGGTGGCGCGCAGCACCTCGAGCCGCGCGTGCTTCTTGTCGTTCGCCGCGACGAGGAGCCACGGGGCGTCGGGCCGATGGGTGCGTGCGAGCATGTCCTCGATCGCGCGGCGGTAGGCGGGCGCTGCCTTCCGGTTGCGCCAGTCCTCCGGGCCGAGCTTGTAGCGCTTCACCGGGTCGGCTTCGCGGTCTCGGAACCGCTCGAGCTGCGTCTTGCGGTCGATGTGGAGAAAGAACTTGAGGAGCCGGATCCCGTCCGCGGTGAGCGTCCGCTCGAACGCGTTGATCTCGTCGTACGCGCGCCGCCACTCCTCGCCCGTCGCGAGCTTCTCGACGCGCTCCACGAGGACGCGCCCGTACCAGCTCCGGTCGAACACGGCCAGCTCGCCGCGCCGCGGGAGTCGCGTCCAGAACCGCCACAGCCAGTGGTACGATCGCTCCTCCTCGTTCGGCGCGCCGATCGGCCAGACCTTGTAGCCGCGCGGGTCCATGAGCGTCGTGAGCCGCTTGATGCAGCCTCCCTTGCCGGCCGCGTCCCAGCCCTCGAAGACGACGATCGCGCGACCCTCGTCGAGGAAGTTCCGGACTTGCAGCGCGTACGCCCGCCGCTGGAGGTCGACGATCACCTGCTCGTAGCGGTCTTCGTCGACCTTCACCGACAGATCGACGTCGTCGAGCGAGAGCGTCCCCGGGGCGAACACCGGGTAGGAGAGCGCGGCGTCGGCGGTGCGAGGGCGGCGGGCGGGCATGGCGGCTGGGGGCGCGCGGCGCCCGCCGGAACTTAACGCCAGCGCCGGCAGGGGCTCGTCACGCATGAGGGACACGGCGGGGGGCTCCGGCGTCTTCGCCACCGGTGTCTCCGACGGAGCGTGACAGGCCACCCCGAAGGCGGCAGTCACCCGCGCCGCAGCACCTCGTCGAGCCGGCCGGTGAGCTGACCGCGCGTCATCACCTCGTCCACCCCGGCCGCCTCGGCGGCCTCGATGAGATCCGCCTGAAGGTGGCCCAGGAATCCCACCACGCGCGCGCCGGTGTCCCGCTTGAGCGCCGCGAGCTCCTCCACCATGCCGGGCTGGTTGAGGTCCGCGAGCACGCTCGCACCCGCGGTCTCACGGACCACGTCCCCGAGTGGCCGGTCGCGGGGCGCGAGCAGGATGGGCACCGCAAGCCGCTCGGCGGCGGAGGTGATCTTGGAGCGGAAGAGCAGGTCCCGGACGGCGACGACGATCATGGGTGAGACCTAATCGCGGCGCGGGCCGAAGGCGAGCGGGACGGCCGTCGAGACGCCGGCAATGGTCCGGGGGGCGGCCGTACCGGACGAGGCGCGGAACTCTCGGTTTGGTCGGCCGGGGTCGGCCCGCCCTGTCGGAGCTCAGCTGATCGCAGCCTCCGGGAGGCGGATGGTCGTCGCGTCCGAGGGTCGCCGCGCGGCGCGGGGTCGCGCTCGTCAGTACCGGTACCCGTGCGCGATCGGGAACCGCCGGCCCTCGCCGAACGCCTTCTCGCTCACCTTCAGCACCGGCGCCGCCTGGCGGCGCTTGTACTCGCTCGCCACCACCATGCGCAGCACGCGGCGGACGGTCGCCTCGGGGTGGCCGCGCGCCACGATGGCGTCGAGCGGGAGCCGCTCCTCGACGTAGGCCTCGAGGATGTCGTCGAGGACGTCGTAGGGCGGCAGCGAGTCCTGGTCCACCTGGCCCGGCTTCAGCTCGGCCGAGGGCGGCTTCGTGAAGGTGCGCTCGGGGATGAGCGTGCGCCCCGCCCGCGCGTTCGCGGCGCGCGAGACCCGGTACACGAGCGTCTTCGGGACGTCGCCGATGACGGCGAGGCCGCCCGCCATGTCGCCGTAGAGCGTGCAGTAGCCGACCGCGAGTTCGCTCTTGTTGCCCGTCGAGAGCACGAGCCCGCCGGTGTCGTTCGAGAGCGCCATCAGGAGCTGGCCTCGGATGCGGGCCTGCACGTTCTGCTCGGCCAGGTCCCCGAGCGGCTTCCCCTCCGCCGCCTCGATCTGCCCGAGGAAGGCGGCGTGCATCGGCTCGATGGAGATCTCCTTGAAGGGGATCCCGAGGTGGTCGGCGAGGGCGGCGGCGTCCTCGCGCGAGTGGCCGGAGCTGTAGCGGGAGGGCATCGCCACGCCGAGCACGTTCGCCGCCCCGAGCGCGTCGGCCGCGAGGCAGGCCGTGAGCGCCGAGTCGATGCCGCCGGAGAGCCCCACGATGGCGCTGCGGAAGCCGCACTTGCGGACGTAGTCGCGGACCCCCAGCACGAGCGCGCTGTAGACCTCGTCCGCCTCCGGGTCGGGGGCGCCGGGCGCCACGGCGACGCCGTCGCGGCCGAGCGGGACCGCGCTGGCCGCGCCGGTCGCGAGCTCGGCGACCAGCAGCACCTCCTCGAAGAGCGGGGCGCGGGCGAGGATCGCGCCGTCGCTCCCCACCAGCATCGAGCCGCCGTCGAAGACGAGCGCGTCGTTGCCGCCCACCTGGTTCACGTAGGCGATGGGCGCGCCGTGGCCCGCCGCGCTCGCGGAGAGCATCCGCTCGCGCAGCCCCGGCTTGCCCATGGCGTAGGGCGAGGCGGAGATGTTCACCACCAGTCCGGCGCCCCCCCTCACGAGCTCGGCGATGGGATCGCGCGCGTAGCGCGGGTGGACCCAGAAGCGCTTGTCGTTCCAGACGTCCTCGCAGACGGACAGGCCGAGGCGGAGGCCGACGCCCCCCGCGTCCGCCGCGGTCGAGCTGTCGGAGGGCAGGAAGTAGCGCGTCTCGTCGAAGACGTCGTAGGTGGGCAGGAGCGACTTGCGCCCCACGGCGGCGACGCGCCCGTCGGCGATGAGCGCCGCCGCGTTGTAGACGCCGGGCGGCGGCGCGCCCGCGACGCCCTCGGGGAAGCCGACCACGATCGCGACGTCGCGCGACCACTCCGCCGGGGCGGCGAGCTCGGCGAGCGTGCGCGCGGCGCGCTCGAGGAACTCGGGGAGGTCGAGGAAGTCGCGCGGCGGGTAGCCGCAGAGGGCGAGCTCGGGGAACACGACGAGCGTCGCGCCCTCGGCGCGCGCCCGCTCCGTGACGGCGCGGATCTTCGCGGCGTTCCCCGCGAAGTCCCCGACCGTGGTGTTCACCTGCGCGAGGGCGATGCGTCCGGTGGGAGCCACGGTGGGGATGTTACATTGCCCCGCGCGCCCCGCGCCCGCACTTCCGCGGGCGCGGCCGGCGCGAAGTCGCCGAGCCGCCATGACCGCGTCCCCGCGCCGCCGCGTCCTCGCCGTGCTCCCGCTCGCGCTCGCGCTCGCCTGCTCGCGCCCGGCCCGGACGCTCCCCGAGGTGAAGGTCCACGTCGCCTCCGACCTGCCCGCCGAGGTGCTCGCCGACGTGGCCGCGCGGTTCGGGGTGGCGAAGGTGGTCCCCGTGGCCGCCGCCGCGGACGCCGAGCTCGCCTGGGTCGGGGATCCCGCCCAGGCCCTCGCGCTCGGCGAGCGGCTCGTCGCCGGCAGCGCCCCCGCCGCCGAGGACGTCCCGGCGCGCTGGCGCGATCCGAAGCGCCGCTTCGCACCGCTCGGAGCCCGCGCGCGCGTGCTGCTCGTCTCCCCCGCCGCGCGACTGCCGTTCTCGCCCTCGAACCTCCGCGATCTCGCCGACCCGCGCGCGCGTGGGCGGATCTCGGTGGTCCCGTTCGGCCGCGGCGCGGGACCGGTCACCATCGCCGCGCTCGTGCTCGCCTACGGTGGCGAGAGCGCGGGCCGCTTCCTCTCGCTCGTCGCCCGCAACGAGCCGCAGCTCGCGGACGCGGACGCCGAGGTCCGCGCGCGCGTCGCCTCGGGTCAGGCGACCTTCGGGCTCGCCGGCTCCCTCGAGGGCGCCGCCGCGGCGGCGAGCGCGACGCCGCTCGAGGTCGTCTACCCGGACCAGCTAGGCTCGGGCGCGGTGGCGCTGCCCACCGCGGTGGCGCTCCTCGGCGGCGCGTCCGACGCCGCCCGCGCCCTCGCGGCCTGGCTGGCGGGGCCGGACGCGGAGCGGGTGCTGGTGGCGCGGATCCCCGGGCTGCTCCCGCTGCGCGCGGAGGTGCCGGTGCCGGTCGGGGTGGAGCCGGCGGGGAACATCGTCTCGCTGCCGTTCGATTGGGACGCGCTCGCGGCGGAGACGGGGAAGCAGCGAGCGCGGCTGGAGCGGTGGCCGGAGGGGTTCACCGAGCGGAAGTGAGCGGGTGGACGTCGCCGGGCGGGACCCTGCAAAGGTCGCCGCGCGCGCTTCGACAGGCTCCGCGCGCACCAAACCGACGGGGGCCATGGCTCGGCGAGACGCACCGCCCGGGAGGACCCTTCCTCGCAGGCGCCGCCTGCACGGCGGGCCCCTACCTTCAGGCCGATGCAAGTCCGCGCAGCCCGCGCGCTCCTTTCCCTCGCCCTCGGCGGCCTCGCGGTCGCGGGGCCCGCACCCGTCGCGGCGCGCGGTGCGCGGGGGGCGGAGTGCGTGGGGCGCTACGCGGACACCCTCTCGGCGATGAAGGCCGCGGCGCGCGAGCGCGAGGCACGCCCGGCCGCGGACTACGTGTACTGCCTGCGGGCCACCGCGGTGTACGAGCACCTCTCCTACGGCCGCGGCGGGAAGCTGCGCCGGCAGTACTACACGAAGACCCGACACGGCACCGGCTTCGCCTACGGCGCGCGCGGCGGCGAGTCGCTCGTCGCCACGAACCACCACGTGGTGGACTTCCCGGAGGTGACGGGAGAGGACACCGAGCTCGAGGGCGTGCCGGCCGGCTCGCGACGGGTGCGAGAGGAGGTCCGCATCGTCTCCAGCGAGGCGGAGCCCGAGGCGCCGGGGCAGCACGCGCTCAGCGCCGTCGTCTCGGACGAGGCGCTCGACGTGGCGGTGCTCTCCACGCCCACGAAGCTCCGCACGCTCCCGTACCGCACCGGCAGCGCGCGAGACCTGCGGGTCGGGGACGCCGTGCTGGTGCGAGGCTTCCCGCTGGGCGCGTTCCCGGCCGCCAACGCGGGGCGGGTCATCGCCGTCGGGCAGCGCGACCTCGATCGTGGCTGGGACCACGAGGACTTCGCCGTCGACGCCCTCCTCAACCTCGGCAGCTCCGGCAGCCCCGTGCTCGCCGTCTCCTGCACCACCGGTGAGCCCGAGCTCGTCGGCATCTACCACGCGGGCTACAAGGGCGCGCAGGGGCTGAACGTGGTCGTCGGCATCGACCAGGTGCGCGGCCTGCTGGAAGGGCTGCGCGCCTCGCCGCGCGAGGTCGCCGCGCGGGATCCGGGCGTCGATCGGGCCTCGGCGCGTGCCGTGCTCGCGAAGGGGCCGGTCGTCATGCCTTTCGGGGGGCGCGTGGTGCGCGCCGAGCTCTCCGGCGGCGGAGTACGGTTCTCGCTCCTCGACGCGAGCTATCCCCTCTCGACCCGCGTGGAGCTCGCCGTGCTCGACACCGGCCCGCGCTCCGGCCCCGGCGGGGACGAGCTCAGCGAGGCGCTCTGGGAGCAGCTCGGGCTGGTCCTCCACTACCGGCGGGTCGAGGAGGAGCGCGAGAGCGCGAGCGCTTCGTCCGCGCGCGCGCGCGTCGAGGAGCACATCCGTGACCGCGAGGAGGAGCAGGCGGACCTCATCGCGGCGGCGGAGGCGGGCGCGGACGGGCTCGCGCTGATCGGAGGGGCGGTGCGCGACCCGGCGACCGGCACCGCGGCCCCCGACGCTCGGACGCCGAGAGGAGCCCCTCCTCCGCCCGCGCGCACGCGGGGCCTGCGACAAACGGTCGCCCCCTGACCCCGGCACACCGGAGGGTCGGCATGCGAGCTTTCGCCGCGCCCCCCGTCAGGACAATAGCCAGAAATCATTAGTGATACCAGTCCATTGCGAAATAGTTGTGCCGGGGGGTGGCAACCGTGTGGGGCGTTATTATCGTCCCCTTCGCCGACGACGGGCGACCGAGCGGGGGTGCGGTGAGGCAGCAGTAGCTCGGCTGTGCCTCGATTCGTTCGGCGAAACGGCCCTACACTTGGGGCCCTTCCGGGGAAGAAACGATGGCTCAGATCGATATCGAGATCCTCACGCCGTTCGCCGCCAAGTTCATGGAGGGCACGACGCTCACGCCTGCTGAGCGCGCCGAGGTCCTCCGGATCGCCCAGGGCTTCGCCTGCAAGGACTCCGCGGCCGCCGCTGGCGTCTCGCCCGAGACCATCCGCGCGCGCCGCAAGCGCATCTACCGCAAGCTCGACGTGCCCGGCTCCGGCGAGCTCCTCGCGAGCCTCCTCGCGCTCTCGCTCAAGATGCTCGCGAAGGGCGAGCGGATCGAGCCGCGCCCCGTCACGCCGGCGCAGCCGCAGCCGACCACGACGGTGTCGTCCGCCGTCGTCGCCCGCTAGTCGGGCGGAACAGAACGAGCTGGGCCACGCGCGCCTTCCCACGCGCCCCGGTCACGGGGTGCGGGGGAGGGCGCGCGATGCGTTTCAGGACGACTACCGCGCCAGCCAGCTCTCGATGCGTCCGGCGATCTGCGCGGGCGTGAAGCCGTACTCCTCGGCCAGCGCCTTCTCCGGCGCGCTCGCGCCGAAGCGATCGATGCCGAGCACGAGCCCGTCCTTGCCGACGTGCTTCCACCACTCGAGCCCGCGCGCCGCCTCGAGCGCCACGGCCGGCAGGCCCGGCGGGAGCACCTGGTCCTGCCACGCCTTCGGCTGCGCCTCGAAGCACGCGAGGCACGGCACCGACACGAGCCGGCCGCGGAGCCCCTTCTGCGCGAGGACCTCGAGGGCGGCCTGCGCGAGCGCCACCTCCGACCCCGTCGCCAGGATCGAGAACCGCGCGCCCTCGGGGGCCGCAACCACGTAGGCGCCGCGGAGCGCCGCCTCCGGGTCGAAGTCGCCGTCGCGCTTCACGGGCGCGATCTTCTGGCGCGACAGGATGAGCGCGGTCGGGCCGTTCCGGCGGGTGAGCGCGTGCGCCCACGCGACCGCCACCTCGTCGCCGTCGCACGGCCGGCACACGTGGAGGTTCGGGATGGCGCGCAGCGCGGTGAGGTGCTCCACCGGCTGGTGCGTGGGGCCGTCCTCGCCGAGGAAGATGGAGTCGTGCGTCCAGACGAAGACGTTCTGGAGCCCGGAGAGCGCGGCGAGGCGCACCGTCGGGCGCATGTAGTCGGCGAACTGCAGGAACGTGCCCGTGAACGGGATGTGAAGCCCGTCGTAGGCGAGGCCGTTCGCGATCGCGCCCATGGCGTGCTCGCGGATGCCGTAGTGCACGTTGCGGCCGGCCGGGGTCGACGGGGAGAACGACCCGCCGCCCTTGATGTCGGTGAGGTTCGACTCGGCGAGGTCGGCGGAGCCGCCGACCAGGCACGGGACGAGCGGGGCGATCTTCTGGATCGTCGCCGCGGAGAGCTTGCGTGTCGCCTCCGCGCCGGCGGCGCCGTCGAGGACGCGCTCCAGGATCCGCTCCGGCACCCAGCGGTCCACGTGCACGTCGAGCAGCGCGGCCTTCTCGCCGTTCGCCTGGCGCCAGGCGCGCTCCTTCTCGCGCCACGCCTCGACCTGCTTCGCCTTCTCCGCCTGCACCTCGCGCCAGAGCGCGCGCACGTCGTCGGGGACGAGGAAGCGCGGCTCCTCCGGCCAGCCCAGGTTCTTCTTCGTGGCGGCGAGCTCGGCCTCGCCGAGCGGCGCGCCGTGGGCCGACGACTTGCCGGCCTTGCCCGGCGAGCCGAAGCCGATGGTGGTGCGGACGCGGATGAGCGAGGGCTTCCCGAGCTCCGCCTTGGCGGCCTGGATGGCCCGGTCGATCCCGTCGTGATCGCGGCCGTCGACCTCCTGCACGTGCCAGCCGTAGCCCTCGAAGCGCTCCGTCACGTCCTCGCCGGTGAAGGCGATGGAGGTGTGGCCGTCGATGGTGATCTCGTTGTCGTCGTAGAGGTAGACGAGCCGGCCGAGCGCGTTGTGGCCGGCGAAGCTCGCCGCCTCGGCGGCGACGCCCTCCATGAGGTCGCCGTCCGACACGATGGCGTAGACGAAGTGATCCTCGAGGGGGTTGCCGGGGCCGAGCTTGGCCGAGAGCATCGCCTGGCCGAGGGCGAAGCCCACGCCGTTCGCGAAGCCCTGGCCGAGCGGGCCGCTCGTCACCTCCACGCCGGGCAGGTAGCCGAACTCGGGGTGTCCGGGCGTGCGCGAGTGGAGCTGCCGGAACTTCTTCAGATCCTCGACGGTGCAGTCGAAGCCGGCGAGGTGGAGGAGCGAGTACAGCAGCATCGACCCGTGGCCGGCCGAGAGGACGAACCGGTCGCGGCCGATCCAGCGCGGCTGCCGCGGATCGAACCGCAGGTGGCGCGTCCACAGGACGAAG includes:
- a CDS encoding ribonuclease HII, which codes for MRPEDLARMSVAELRERFLDRNRALSPECEAALTTDPRAGAREVLRLILKRRHANRAEGQRLRHLLRYEGELWDGGVTLVAGVDEAGMAPLAGPVVAGACILPRDYRPRGIDDSKQLDRRERERLAEDIKANAVCWAVARAEVEEIDRLNIYRAGLLALTRAVQALTPAPGHVLVDARKLPELRLPQTPIIHGDALSLTIAAASILAKTTRDELMGELDALYPGYGFCNHKGYPTAEHFQALERLGACPIHRRSFQPVREALGLAPLQGELFAPPPESAAEPGGEGAIAGIAPGSAPCDVAEPLPARTPASARGI
- the pcnB gene encoding polynucleotide adenylyltransferase PcnB, with translation MDAPRSGDYMHDRSPTDLLPASHEEELEESRPHRPPPGLALDPPEEPPPEHPPEIPLDRLDADAVRVIARLRHMRHRAYFVGGCVRDLLLGAKPKDFDVATDAHPGEVRAIFRNCRLIGRRFRLAHVYFRGGKVIEVATFRKNPVDVGEDVPDTDDLLITRDNVFGTAEEDAVRRDFTVNGLFYDVATGEVIDYVGGREDLEARRIATIGDPEIRMREDPVRLLRAVRFAARLGFIIAPDTFEAMRRHASELARCAPARVLEEIFKILRCGGSARAFELLRASGALPVILPALAAALESWDTTGRRAFFAHLAALDRLVRSGEEVSDAVLLGAIVMHLGGPAAGPSPLEPASVDATPEEGAPAHGGHDAAAALLDSLVQSARLPRKIAERTRLALHALRMFRDPPKKRRRRGRGVAGQSYYEDALQLLQISVAATGEGQEVLERWRATSGAHPAPAPAREQPEPRRRGPERTREPRRAHAPAAAASVEIPVQAQETATEEIPFVEVAAGGEAPETPRPGTEATSAAAGDGARRRRRRRGGRRRRRRGAGEGAPAEQP
- the pyrH gene encoding UMP kinase, giving the protein MPSDRAATPKPSYKRILLKLSGEALMGDGKYGISPKTLSAIAGDVKDCVDLGVEVALTIGGGNIFRGVSGATEGMDRSSADYMGMLATVINAMALQDALEKIGVNTRVQSAIEMHQVAEPYIRRRAIRHLEKGRVVIFAAGTGNPYFTTDTAASLRAMEIHADVLLKATKVDGVYTDDPKKNPAATKFKQLSYIDVLKKNLKVMDSTAISLCMDNDLPIIVFDSTLRGNVRRVVLGEQIGTTVGRLEEK
- the frr gene encoding ribosome recycling factor, which translates into the protein MSVADDILNDLHGGIANTLDDLRRELASVRTGRASLHLLDGVRVDYYGTSTPLNQVATLSVPEARLIMVKPWEKNLIPVIEKAIRDANLGVNPQSDKDLVRVPIPPLTEERRKEIVKQVKHKGEDHKVAIRNQRRDAKELIEVAEKDGDIAADDAKKALDKMQKETDEGVKKVDEIVAAKEKEVMQV
- a CDS encoding dodecin family protein, translating into MPNSIYKVIEVVGSSPESWEKAAQAAVEAASKSLRDLRVAEVSALDIHLDGGKIAAYRTKLKLSFKFEE
- a CDS encoding polyphosphate kinase 2 family protein produces the protein MAKTPEPPAVSLMRDEPLPALALSSGGRRAPPAAMPARRPRTADAALSYPVFAPGTLSLDDVDLSVKVDEDRYEQVIVDLQRRAYALQVRNFLDEGRAIVVFEGWDAAGKGGCIKRLTTLMDPRGYKVWPIGAPNEEERSYHWLWRFWTRLPRRGELAVFDRSWYGRVLVERVEKLATGEEWRRAYDEINAFERTLTADGIRLLKFFLHIDRKTQLERFRDREADPVKRYKLGPEDWRNRKAAPAYRRAIEDMLARTHRPDAPWLLVAANDKKHARLEVLRATIRLLEGKTP
- a CDS encoding NAD+ synthase; protein product: MAPTGRIALAQVNTTVGDFAGNAAKIRAVTERARAEGATLVVFPELALCGYPPRDFLDLPEFLERAARTLAELAAPAEWSRDVAIVVGFPEGVAGAPPPGVYNAAALIADGRVAAVGRKSLLPTYDVFDETRYFLPSDSSTAADAGGVGLRLGLSVCEDVWNDKRFWVHPRYARDPIAELVRGGAGLVVNISASPYAMGKPGLRERMLSASAAGHGAPIAYVNQVGGNDALVFDGGSMLVGSDGAILARAPLFEEVLLVAELATGAASAVPLGRDGVAVAPGAPDPEADEVYSALVLGVRDYVRKCGFRSAIVGLSGGIDSALTACLAADALGAANVLGVAMPSRYSSGHSREDAAALADHLGIPFKEISIEPMHAAFLGQIEAAEGKPLGDLAEQNVQARIRGQLLMALSNDTGGLVLSTGNKSELAVGYCTLYGDMAGGLAVIGDVPKTLVYRVSRAANARAGRTLIPERTFTKPPSAELKPGQVDQDSLPPYDVLDDILEAYVEERLPLDAIVARGHPEATVRRVLRMVVASEYKRRQAAPVLKVSEKAFGEGRRFPIAHGYRY